From Drosophila yakuba strain Tai18E2 chromosome 2L, Prin_Dyak_Tai18E2_2.1, whole genome shotgun sequence, one genomic window encodes:
- the LOC6526677 gene encoding paramyosin isoform X8, translated as MFDNFEFTSENLSAQTMDLDIDLISWTVPSTPTATTFTDNFNFAQAFEQQQLDAFACKETKEQCARTKGTLEETISLLQQTQRDCDRLREDLHAKDVEWVQQQQERDHLHRTELKQAEEKVLEVQMLAKQRFCELESQLRAKEEESKQAQEAYSMEVSHKLALKQDYLRTAEQKIQELQTRLQQVEAEEQRHREKLIRKENVHAARLSEANQREQDLIDRVKSLTKELNTLKANKEHNERDLRDRLALSQDEISVLRTSSQRRSPCISLPDNASAELNRLTSEADSLRCVLELKQAEISALSKAKADLIHESEERLKLSNRVALLEAQNEMLRTELEAKTEKEKEIQQKMEELQKAYKYESIKRTRLTYDKEELQYHLKQKSMQLQSAESKLLDLSTGSHDISLSNHSRCSLGRSGLEIAVTTSSPTSPVMKGMIERNDSVSWTLEIDDESFKGTSKIVRRAGSLRSNNERCPIQRRQTSVSNGHSNGSATNGGSSPAHPNPLSQSMSATALLRSSCNSAESEGRPLSRARSQSMCIKASASSSAVCESSGQRKKQQDELNLADWPEDIPLCSSSPQAAGIEMRPRSSTMKLMSSEAKKFQEIQESAGEAMVSGANSEDESCSASSEDIMRSSSASSTASGGSLSKRPKQPPSRMSIEEALPCTPMEVSWSEDAADINGLA; from the exons ATGTTTGACAATTTTGAGTTCACCAGCGAGAATCTATCGGCACAGACCATGGACCTGGACATCGATCTCATCAGTTGGACGGTGCCCAGCACTCCGACTGCCACTACTTTTACGGATAACTTTAACTTTGCTCAGGCGTTCGAACAGCAACAG CTGGATGCGTTTGCCTGCAAGGAGACCAAAGAGCAATGCGCCCGGACCAAGGGAACGCTGGAGGAGACCATTTCGCTGCTACAGCAGACGCAAAGGGATTGCGATCGGCTACGCGAGGATCTGCACGCCAAGGACGTTGAGTgggtgcagcagcagcaggagagGGATCATCTGCATCGCACTGAACTGAAGCAAG CTGAAGAGAAAGTATTGGAGGTGCAAATGCTTGCCAAGCAAAGGTTCTGCGAACTGGAGTCCCAACTGCGTgccaaggaggaggagagcAAACAGGCGCAGGAGGCCTACAGCATGGAGGTCTCCCACAAACTCGCACTGAAACAGGACTATCTGCGCACGGCCGAGCAGAAGATCCAGGAGCTGCAGACACGTCTTCAGCAGGTGGAGGCCGAGGAGCAGAGGCACCGCGAGAAGCTAATTCGCAAGGAGAACGTTCACGCCGCCCGGCTGTCCGAGGCCAATCAGCGGGAGCAGGATCTGATCGATCGGGTCAAGAGCCTCACCAAGGAGCTGAACACCCTGAAGGCCAACAAGGAGCACAACGAACGCGACTTGAGGGATCGGCTGGCGTTGTCCCAGGACGAAATCTCTGTGCTGCGCACATCCTCACAGCGCCGCAGTCCCTGCATCAGTCTGCCGGACAACGCATCCGCCGAACTCAATCGCCTGACCAGCGAGGCCGACAGCCTGCGCTGCGTGCTTGAGCTCAAGCAGGCGGAGATCTCTGCCCTCAGCAAGGCCAAGGCGGATCTGATTCATGAGAGCGAGGAGCGGCTGAAACTGAGTAACCGCGTGGCTCTTTTGGAGGCCCAAAACGAGATGCTGCGCACCGAACTGGAGGCCAAGACCGAAAAGGAGAA GGAAATACAGCAAAAGATGGAGGAACTTCAGAAGGCCTACAAATATGAGAGCATCAAGCGCACGCGGCTGACCTATGACAAAGAGGAGCTACAGTACCACCTTAAGCAGAAATCCATGCAGCTACAGTCGGCTGAGTCTAAATTGCTAGATCTTTCCACTGGTTCCCACGACATCAGCCTATCTAACCACAGCCGATGCAGCCTTGGCCGCAGTGGTCTGGAGATCGCTGTGACCACCTCCTCGCCCACTTCCCCAGTGATGAAGGGAATGATTGAACGAAATGATTCCGTCAGCTGGACGCTAGAGATCGACGATGAGTCGTTCAAGGGCACATCAAAGATTGTGCGCAGGGCGGGCTCATTGCGAAGCAACAACGAGCGGTGCCCCATCCAGCGAAGGCAAACATCGGTGAGCAATGGCCACTCCAATGGGTCGGCCACAAATGGCGGTTCTTCCCCTGCTCATCCCAATCCCCTGAGTCAGAGCATGTCGGCCACGGCACTTCTGCGAAGCAGCTGTAATTCCGCGGAGTCTGAGGGTCGTCCTCTGTCCAGGGCTCGCTCCCAATCGATGTGCATCAAAGCCTCCGCCTCTAGCTCGGCTGTGTGCGAATCGTCTGGCCAAAGGAAGAAGCAACAAGACGAGTTGAACCTGGCCGACTGGCCCGAGGATATTCCACTGTGCTCCAGTTCACCGCAAGCCGCGGGAATAGAGATGCGTCCGCGCAGCTCCACCATGAAGCTAATGTCCAGCGAGGCAAAGAAGTTCCAGGAAATTCAGGAGTCCGCCGGCGAGGCTATGGTCTCCGGTGCTAACTCGGAGGACGAGAGCTGTTCGGCCTCATCCGAGGACATAATGCGCAGCTCATCCGCCTCCAGCACAGCATCGGGCGGATCCCTATCCAAGAGGCCAAAGCAACCACCATCCCGCATGTCCATCGAGGAAGCTCTGCCCTGCACCCCCATGGAGGTAAGCTGGTCAGAGGACGCCGCCGATATCAACGGACTGGCATGA
- the LOC6526677 gene encoding uncharacterized protein LOC6526677 isoform X6, producing the protein MGLRRFIRKHFGSKNSLSSADTNIQNDENGELKNKRLNGTLASPAAIATPIKGVAATKSGTTNKLQQSAKPKSSTTIIKSPSIVGVSEESLRSGVDQTELQELNNGQSASGCPTPPMARDSKRSSIGNELPCETEAKLKRCEEQQDPLVNPQDPEASVAVQEATFTTANEPNALSLPDELRNSLSTTTMLATPRVDIAAQYPALKPFAENGVLDCARLAKFFQDSQFERKEEHRQILGLAVMVQFMSQELDAFACKETKEQCARTKGTLEETISLLQQTQRDCDRLREDLHAKDVEWVQQQQERDHLHRTELKQAEEKVLEVQMLAKQRFCELESQLRAKEEESKQAQEAYSMEVSHKLALKQDYLRTAEQKIQELQTRLQQVEAEEQRHREKLIRKENVHAARLSEANQREQDLIDRVKSLTKELNTLKANKEHNERDLRDRLALSQDEISVLRTSSQRRSPCISLPDNASAELNRLTSEADSLRCVLELKQAEISALSKAKADLIHESEERLKLSNRVALLEAQNEMLRTELEAKTEKEKEIQQKMEELQKAYKYESIKRTRLTYDKEELQYHLKQKSMQLQSAESKLLDLSTGSHDISLSNHSRCSLGRSGLEIAVTTSSPTSPVMKGMIERNDSVSWTLEIDDESFKGTSKIVRRAGSLRSNNERCPIQRRQTSVSNGHSNGSATNGGSSPAHPNPLSQSMSATALLRSSCNSAESEGRPLSRARSQSMCIKASASSSAVCESSGQRKKQQDELNLADWPEDIPLCSSSPQAAGIEMRPRSSTMKLMSSEAKKFQEIQESAGEAMVSGANSEDESCSASSEDIMRSSSASSTASGGSLSKRPKQPPSRMSIEEALPCTPMEVSWSEDAADINGLA; encoded by the exons AATCCCTGCGCTCTGGCGTGGATCAAACCGAACTCCAGGAGCTGAACAATGGACAATCCGCCAGCGGATGTCCCACTCCGCCGATGGCGCGGGACTCGAAACGTTCGTCCATCGGAAATGAGTTGCCATGTGAGACGGAGGCCAAGTTGAAGAGAtgcgaggagcagcaggatccGCTGGTCAATCCACAGGACCCAGAGGCCAGTGTCGCGGTCCAGGAAGCTACTTTCACCACTGCAAATGAG CCAAACGCCTTGTCCTTGCCCGACGAACTCAGAAATTCGCTCAGCACGACGACGATGCTGGCCACGCCCCGCGTAGACATAGCAGCCCAGTATCCCGCCCTCAAACCGTTCGCGGAGAACGGAGTGCTGGACTGTGCCCGTCTGGCCAAGTTCTTCCAGGACAGCCAGTTCGAGCGGAAGGAGGAGCACCGCCAGATTCTGGGCCTCGCCGTAATGGTGCAGTTCATGTCCCAAGAG CTGGATGCGTTTGCCTGCAAGGAGACCAAAGAGCAATGCGCCCGGACCAAGGGAACGCTGGAGGAGACCATTTCGCTGCTACAGCAGACGCAAAGGGATTGCGATCGGCTACGCGAGGATCTGCACGCCAAGGACGTTGAGTgggtgcagcagcagcaggagagGGATCATCTGCATCGCACTGAACTGAAGCAAG CTGAAGAGAAAGTATTGGAGGTGCAAATGCTTGCCAAGCAAAGGTTCTGCGAACTGGAGTCCCAACTGCGTgccaaggaggaggagagcAAACAGGCGCAGGAGGCCTACAGCATGGAGGTCTCCCACAAACTCGCACTGAAACAGGACTATCTGCGCACGGCCGAGCAGAAGATCCAGGAGCTGCAGACACGTCTTCAGCAGGTGGAGGCCGAGGAGCAGAGGCACCGCGAGAAGCTAATTCGCAAGGAGAACGTTCACGCCGCCCGGCTGTCCGAGGCCAATCAGCGGGAGCAGGATCTGATCGATCGGGTCAAGAGCCTCACCAAGGAGCTGAACACCCTGAAGGCCAACAAGGAGCACAACGAACGCGACTTGAGGGATCGGCTGGCGTTGTCCCAGGACGAAATCTCTGTGCTGCGCACATCCTCACAGCGCCGCAGTCCCTGCATCAGTCTGCCGGACAACGCATCCGCCGAACTCAATCGCCTGACCAGCGAGGCCGACAGCCTGCGCTGCGTGCTTGAGCTCAAGCAGGCGGAGATCTCTGCCCTCAGCAAGGCCAAGGCGGATCTGATTCATGAGAGCGAGGAGCGGCTGAAACTGAGTAACCGCGTGGCTCTTTTGGAGGCCCAAAACGAGATGCTGCGCACCGAACTGGAGGCCAAGACCGAAAAGGAGAA GGAAATACAGCAAAAGATGGAGGAACTTCAGAAGGCCTACAAATATGAGAGCATCAAGCGCACGCGGCTGACCTATGACAAAGAGGAGCTACAGTACCACCTTAAGCAGAAATCCATGCAGCTACAGTCGGCTGAGTCTAAATTGCTAGATCTTTCCACTGGTTCCCACGACATCAGCCTATCTAACCACAGCCGATGCAGCCTTGGCCGCAGTGGTCTGGAGATCGCTGTGACCACCTCCTCGCCCACTTCCCCAGTGATGAAGGGAATGATTGAACGAAATGATTCCGTCAGCTGGACGCTAGAGATCGACGATGAGTCGTTCAAGGGCACATCAAAGATTGTGCGCAGGGCGGGCTCATTGCGAAGCAACAACGAGCGGTGCCCCATCCAGCGAAGGCAAACATCGGTGAGCAATGGCCACTCCAATGGGTCGGCCACAAATGGCGGTTCTTCCCCTGCTCATCCCAATCCCCTGAGTCAGAGCATGTCGGCCACGGCACTTCTGCGAAGCAGCTGTAATTCCGCGGAGTCTGAGGGTCGTCCTCTGTCCAGGGCTCGCTCCCAATCGATGTGCATCAAAGCCTCCGCCTCTAGCTCGGCTGTGTGCGAATCGTCTGGCCAAAGGAAGAAGCAACAAGACGAGTTGAACCTGGCCGACTGGCCCGAGGATATTCCACTGTGCTCCAGTTCACCGCAAGCCGCGGGAATAGAGATGCGTCCGCGCAGCTCCACCATGAAGCTAATGTCCAGCGAGGCAAAGAAGTTCCAGGAAATTCAGGAGTCCGCCGGCGAGGCTATGGTCTCCGGTGCTAACTCGGAGGACGAGAGCTGTTCGGCCTCATCCGAGGACATAATGCGCAGCTCATCCGCCTCCAGCACAGCATCGGGCGGATCCCTATCCAAGAGGCCAAAGCAACCACCATCCCGCATGTCCATCGAGGAAGCTCTGCCCTGCACCCCCATGGAGGTAAGCTGGTCAGAGGACGCCGCCGATATCAACGGACTGGCATGA
- the LOC6526677 gene encoding uncharacterized protein LOC6526677 isoform X7, whose amino-acid sequence MMALCNVGGDGSAGGGASDGCGGASDRAVNADLFVHCDYEDEGIGESLRSGVDQTELQELNNGQSASGCPTPPMARDSKRSSIGNELPCETEAKLKRCEEQQDPLVNPQDPEASVAVQEATFTTANEPNALSLPDELRNSLSTTTMLATPRVDIAAQYPALKPFAENGVLDCARLAKFFQDSQFERKEEHRQILGLAVMVQFMSQELDAFACKETKEQCARTKGTLEETISLLQQTQRDCDRLREDLHAKDVEWVQQQQERDHLHRTELKQAEEKVLEVQMLAKQRFCELESQLRAKEEESKQAQEAYSMEVSHKLALKQDYLRTAEQKIQELQTRLQQVEAEEQRHREKLIRKENVHAARLSEANQREQDLIDRVKSLTKELNTLKANKEHNERDLRDRLALSQDEISVLRTSSQRRSPCISLPDNASAELNRLTSEADSLRCVLELKQAEISALSKAKADLIHESEERLKLSNRVALLEAQNEMLRTELEAKTEKEKEIQQKMEELQKAYKYESIKRTRLTYDKEELQYHLKQKSMQLQSAESKLLDLSTGSHDISLSNHSRCSLGRSGLEIAVTTSSPTSPVMKGMIERNDSVSWTLEIDDESFKGTSKIVRRAGSLRSNNERCPIQRRQTSVSNGHSNGSATNGGSSPAHPNPLSQSMSATALLRSSCNSAESEGRPLSRARSQSMCIKASASSSAVCESSGQRKKQQDELNLADWPEDIPLCSSSPQAAGIEMRPRSSTMKLMSSEAKKFQEIQESAGEAMVSGANSEDESCSASSEDIMRSSSASSTASGGSLSKRPKQPPSRMSIEEALPCTPMEVSWSEDAADINGLA is encoded by the exons TGCATCCGATGGATGTGGTGGAGCATCCGATAGAGCTGTCAACGCAGATTTGTTTGTGCACTGCGATTATGAGGACGAGGGAATTGGCG AATCCCTGCGCTCTGGCGTGGATCAAACCGAACTCCAGGAGCTGAACAATGGACAATCCGCCAGCGGATGTCCCACTCCGCCGATGGCGCGGGACTCGAAACGTTCGTCCATCGGAAATGAGTTGCCATGTGAGACGGAGGCCAAGTTGAAGAGAtgcgaggagcagcaggatccGCTGGTCAATCCACAGGACCCAGAGGCCAGTGTCGCGGTCCAGGAAGCTACTTTCACCACTGCAAATGAG CCAAACGCCTTGTCCTTGCCCGACGAACTCAGAAATTCGCTCAGCACGACGACGATGCTGGCCACGCCCCGCGTAGACATAGCAGCCCAGTATCCCGCCCTCAAACCGTTCGCGGAGAACGGAGTGCTGGACTGTGCCCGTCTGGCCAAGTTCTTCCAGGACAGCCAGTTCGAGCGGAAGGAGGAGCACCGCCAGATTCTGGGCCTCGCCGTAATGGTGCAGTTCATGTCCCAAGAG CTGGATGCGTTTGCCTGCAAGGAGACCAAAGAGCAATGCGCCCGGACCAAGGGAACGCTGGAGGAGACCATTTCGCTGCTACAGCAGACGCAAAGGGATTGCGATCGGCTACGCGAGGATCTGCACGCCAAGGACGTTGAGTgggtgcagcagcagcaggagagGGATCATCTGCATCGCACTGAACTGAAGCAAG CTGAAGAGAAAGTATTGGAGGTGCAAATGCTTGCCAAGCAAAGGTTCTGCGAACTGGAGTCCCAACTGCGTgccaaggaggaggagagcAAACAGGCGCAGGAGGCCTACAGCATGGAGGTCTCCCACAAACTCGCACTGAAACAGGACTATCTGCGCACGGCCGAGCAGAAGATCCAGGAGCTGCAGACACGTCTTCAGCAGGTGGAGGCCGAGGAGCAGAGGCACCGCGAGAAGCTAATTCGCAAGGAGAACGTTCACGCCGCCCGGCTGTCCGAGGCCAATCAGCGGGAGCAGGATCTGATCGATCGGGTCAAGAGCCTCACCAAGGAGCTGAACACCCTGAAGGCCAACAAGGAGCACAACGAACGCGACTTGAGGGATCGGCTGGCGTTGTCCCAGGACGAAATCTCTGTGCTGCGCACATCCTCACAGCGCCGCAGTCCCTGCATCAGTCTGCCGGACAACGCATCCGCCGAACTCAATCGCCTGACCAGCGAGGCCGACAGCCTGCGCTGCGTGCTTGAGCTCAAGCAGGCGGAGATCTCTGCCCTCAGCAAGGCCAAGGCGGATCTGATTCATGAGAGCGAGGAGCGGCTGAAACTGAGTAACCGCGTGGCTCTTTTGGAGGCCCAAAACGAGATGCTGCGCACCGAACTGGAGGCCAAGACCGAAAAGGAGAA GGAAATACAGCAAAAGATGGAGGAACTTCAGAAGGCCTACAAATATGAGAGCATCAAGCGCACGCGGCTGACCTATGACAAAGAGGAGCTACAGTACCACCTTAAGCAGAAATCCATGCAGCTACAGTCGGCTGAGTCTAAATTGCTAGATCTTTCCACTGGTTCCCACGACATCAGCCTATCTAACCACAGCCGATGCAGCCTTGGCCGCAGTGGTCTGGAGATCGCTGTGACCACCTCCTCGCCCACTTCCCCAGTGATGAAGGGAATGATTGAACGAAATGATTCCGTCAGCTGGACGCTAGAGATCGACGATGAGTCGTTCAAGGGCACATCAAAGATTGTGCGCAGGGCGGGCTCATTGCGAAGCAACAACGAGCGGTGCCCCATCCAGCGAAGGCAAACATCGGTGAGCAATGGCCACTCCAATGGGTCGGCCACAAATGGCGGTTCTTCCCCTGCTCATCCCAATCCCCTGAGTCAGAGCATGTCGGCCACGGCACTTCTGCGAAGCAGCTGTAATTCCGCGGAGTCTGAGGGTCGTCCTCTGTCCAGGGCTCGCTCCCAATCGATGTGCATCAAAGCCTCCGCCTCTAGCTCGGCTGTGTGCGAATCGTCTGGCCAAAGGAAGAAGCAACAAGACGAGTTGAACCTGGCCGACTGGCCCGAGGATATTCCACTGTGCTCCAGTTCACCGCAAGCCGCGGGAATAGAGATGCGTCCGCGCAGCTCCACCATGAAGCTAATGTCCAGCGAGGCAAAGAAGTTCCAGGAAATTCAGGAGTCCGCCGGCGAGGCTATGGTCTCCGGTGCTAACTCGGAGGACGAGAGCTGTTCGGCCTCATCCGAGGACATAATGCGCAGCTCATCCGCCTCCAGCACAGCATCGGGCGGATCCCTATCCAAGAGGCCAAAGCAACCACCATCCCGCATGTCCATCGAGGAAGCTCTGCCCTGCACCCCCATGGAGGTAAGCTGGTCAGAGGACGCCGCCGATATCAACGGACTGGCATGA